A genomic segment from Peribacillus sp. ACCC06369 encodes:
- a CDS encoding GntR family transcriptional regulator gives MKKIEPVMPLRDIAFEAIKKSILNYELLPGQAIFERDLSEKLGVSRTPVRESLSLLEREKWIISKPRVGTFINEITEENVMEVMEIRMIIDRFSLEKMCGNITLEQIKVLEGYIEEQEKNKTDHQRFIELDKEFHSEIVFLTKNQRLEKWFEEIGDQIRWFGLKAITEKSRIEETISEHKAIVQGLKSQDINQLLVASNNHVENTKNEIINQLRRNSNEKSN, from the coding sequence ATGAAAAAAATAGAGCCAGTTATGCCGTTAAGAGATATAGCTTTTGAGGCAATCAAAAAATCAATTTTGAATTACGAACTTCTACCGGGTCAAGCCATTTTTGAAAGAGATCTAAGTGAAAAGTTAGGTGTAAGTAGGACTCCTGTAAGAGAATCCCTGTCGTTGTTAGAAAGAGAAAAATGGATAATTTCAAAACCACGGGTTGGTACGTTTATTAATGAAATTACCGAGGAAAATGTAATGGAAGTAATGGAAATTCGAATGATTATTGACCGATTCTCATTAGAAAAAATGTGTGGAAATATTACTCTAGAACAAATAAAAGTATTGGAAGGTTACATTGAGGAGCAAGAAAAAAATAAAACAGATCACCAAAGATTTATTGAATTAGATAAAGAGTTCCATTCTGAAATTGTATTTTTAACTAAAAATCAGCGGTTAGAAAAATGGTTTGAGGAAATTGGTGATCAGATTAGATGGTTTGGGTTAAAAGCCATAACTGAGAAGTCGCGTATTGAGGAAACAATATCTGAACATAAAGCAATTGTGCAGGGTTTAAAATCACAAGATATTAATCAACTTCTGGTTGCATCAAATAACCATGTGGAAAATACCAAAAATGAAATCATTAATCAATTGAGGAGGAATTCAAATGAGAAAAGTAATTAA